One genomic region from Pseudoduganella lutea encodes:
- a CDS encoding alginate lyase family protein, producing MKRQGLHPDGHAVRPRRSLLLPMLLLAIASRSAMACEAPPPPVRDIDANRYYTDARSSVIDPVLKTRNEAAVRPVNDFLEVVARRASAWQRRGDVADAHCALNWLEAWARPGAMLGTMTTPQSYYTRKWTLGGMALSYARVRDAATPAQRQAIEGWFGRLADATIAHSDAHKGVRNNHYYWEGLAVTAAGAVTGEQRYLAWGRKVFGDAMRQVQPDGSLPLELARAGKALHYHLYAAAPLVMMASIFDVQHPALERLVRYAVDGIADPARIERAAGAPQELPARIPGWIAIYDRHAPRPLSVGPPPGDNWDARMGGDRNLANPLEHPVR from the coding sequence TTGAAACGTCAAGGCTTACATCCCGATGGCCACGCTGTCCGCCCGCGCCGGTCGCTGCTCCTTCCCATGCTGTTGCTGGCGATCGCGAGTCGCAGCGCCATGGCGTGCGAGGCGCCACCGCCACCGGTGCGCGACATCGACGCGAACCGCTATTACACCGATGCCCGCAGCTCCGTCATCGACCCGGTGCTGAAGACGCGCAATGAAGCGGCGGTCCGGCCGGTCAACGATTTCCTTGAAGTGGTAGCACGCCGCGCGAGCGCATGGCAGCGACGCGGCGACGTGGCCGATGCGCATTGCGCGCTCAACTGGCTCGAGGCATGGGCCCGGCCCGGCGCCATGCTGGGAACCATGACGACCCCACAGTCGTACTACACGCGCAAATGGACGCTCGGCGGGATGGCGCTCAGCTACGCGCGTGTGCGGGACGCGGCCACGCCGGCGCAGCGGCAAGCCATCGAGGGCTGGTTCGGGCGCCTGGCCGATGCCACCATCGCCCATTCGGACGCGCACAAGGGGGTGCGCAACAACCACTACTACTGGGAAGGCCTGGCGGTGACGGCCGCCGGCGCCGTCACCGGCGAGCAGCGCTACCTGGCCTGGGGGCGCAAGGTGTTCGGCGACGCCATGCGCCAGGTGCAGCCCGACGGCTCGCTGCCGCTCGAACTGGCGCGCGCGGGCAAGGCGCTGCACTACCACCTGTACGCCGCCGCGCCGCTCGTCATGATGGCCTCGATCTTCGACGTGCAGCACCCGGCACTGGAACGCCTCGTGCGCTACGCCGTGGACGGCATCGCCGACCCGGCACGCATCGAGCGTGCCGCGGGCGCGCCGCAGGAGCTGCCGGCGCGCATCCCCGGCTGGATCGCCATCTACGATCGTCATGCGCCACGCCCGCTATCGGTCGGGCCGCCGCCCGGCGATAACTGGGATGCGCGCATGGGCGGCGACCGGAACCTGGCCAATCCGCTGGAGCATCCGGTCCGCTGA
- a CDS encoding GNAT family N-acetyltransferase: MPVQRLATVEDLAALWALRTRAVRSGCAAHYAPDVIEAWCAAPMPDRMPGLVAGGGCLVAEDEGRLAGYAILDVANGEVDAVFVEPSGQGRGIGIGLLVALEALARERRIGRLYLSASLNAVPFYARAGFTAIREELYPHRSGIAIASVLMAKSL, translated from the coding sequence ATGCCGGTACAACGCCTAGCCACCGTCGAAGATCTCGCCGCCCTGTGGGCATTGCGCACCCGGGCCGTTCGCAGCGGCTGTGCCGCGCACTATGCGCCGGACGTCATCGAGGCCTGGTGCGCCGCGCCGATGCCCGACAGGATGCCCGGCCTTGTTGCAGGCGGCGGATGCCTGGTCGCCGAAGACGAAGGCCGGCTTGCCGGCTATGCGATCCTCGATGTGGCAAACGGCGAGGTGGACGCGGTCTTCGTCGAGCCCTCGGGGCAGGGGAGAGGGATCGGCATCGGCCTGCTCGTCGCGCTCGAAGCGCTGGCACGCGAACGGCGGATCGGCAGGCTGTACCTGTCGGCTTCGCTGAACGCGGTGCCGTTCTACGCGCGCGCGGGGTTCACCGCGATCAGGGAAGAGCTGTATCCGCACCGCAGCGGCATCGCCATTGCTTCGGTGCTGATGGCGAAGTCGCTGTAG
- a CDS encoding GGDEF and EAL domain-containing protein has translation MGSSNAEEIQRRLDDLLDHLPAGVVVHGTDGRILNANRLACELIGQSVEQLRGTSSDESAWHLLAADGTPLSPEQFPVNVVLRTGQKQSQILLGLPLPEAGFVRWVICNAYPETDADGTLCRVVVCFTDCTGLKQAEQDLHKSEERLRLVLQGSTDAPWDYDLVKGEIYYSDRWWNMLGYEPGALATTPDLWLALAHPDDRQRVVGFLQEVLGGQCEGYNFEFRLRHRDGHYFPVLSRGWVSRDAHGTALRLSGTNTDLTERKIAEQRIYELANFDHLTGLPNRRLLIEELHKALVRGQRSGRFGAVVFIDLDNFKLLNDTMGHDLGDLLLRQVADRLRRTLRHRDQLARLGGDEFVVVLEDLGDDPHGAANEAQHVLEKLLAALGQPYYLNDRLFLSTPSMGATLFDGTATDIETLLKQADLAMYRAKSDGRNTARFFDPAMQAVAEHQAALERALHDALSTRQFVLFCQPQFSAAGQLVGAEVLVRWRRANGELLGPDAFIGLAESSGMIVPLGQYVLEESCRALARWRTDCTLGKLELAVNVSAQQLRNDDLASSMAGILRQTGAPAEKLCLELTESVFAENVAAVIERMHALCSLGVHFSLDDFGTGYSSLAYLKRFPLTALKIDRSFVHDVHLDADATSIVEAIIALAHKLKLDIVAEGVEHEAQRAFLVDSGCNTLQGYLLGRPMPMRDFERLYSGAGTGG, from the coding sequence ATGGGGTCCAGTAACGCCGAGGAGATCCAGCGCCGACTGGACGACCTTCTCGATCACCTGCCGGCAGGCGTCGTGGTGCATGGGACCGACGGCCGCATCCTGAACGCCAACCGTCTCGCCTGCGAGCTCATCGGCCAAAGCGTCGAGCAGTTGCGCGGCACCAGCTCCGATGAAAGCGCCTGGCACCTCCTCGCGGCCGACGGCACGCCGCTGTCCCCGGAGCAATTCCCTGTCAACGTGGTGCTGCGCACGGGCCAGAAGCAGTCGCAGATCCTTCTCGGGCTTCCGCTCCCGGAGGCCGGATTCGTGCGCTGGGTGATCTGCAACGCGTATCCGGAAACCGACGCCGACGGCACGCTGTGCCGTGTCGTCGTCTGCTTCACGGATTGCACGGGGCTGAAACAGGCGGAACAGGACCTGCACAAGTCGGAAGAGCGGCTGAGGCTCGTGCTGCAGGGGTCCACCGATGCCCCCTGGGATTACGATCTCGTGAAGGGCGAAATCTATTATTCCGACCGGTGGTGGAACATGCTCGGCTACGAGCCGGGCGCGCTGGCGACGACGCCGGACCTCTGGCTGGCGCTGGCGCATCCCGACGACCGGCAGCGTGTCGTCGGCTTCCTGCAGGAGGTGCTCGGCGGGCAATGCGAGGGCTACAATTTCGAATTCCGGCTGCGCCACCGGGATGGGCATTATTTCCCGGTCCTGTCGCGCGGCTGGGTATCGCGCGATGCACACGGCACGGCGTTGCGCCTGTCCGGCACCAATACCGACCTGACCGAACGCAAGATCGCGGAACAGCGCATTTACGAACTGGCCAATTTCGATCACCTGACCGGCTTGCCGAACCGCCGCCTGCTGATCGAGGAGCTGCACAAGGCACTGGTCCGCGGGCAGCGCTCCGGGCGCTTCGGCGCCGTCGTGTTCATCGACCTGGATAACTTCAAGCTGCTGAACGATACGATGGGCCACGACCTGGGCGACCTGCTGCTGCGCCAAGTGGCCGACCGCCTGCGCCGCACGCTGCGCCACCGCGACCAGCTGGCCCGCCTGGGCGGCGACGAATTCGTCGTCGTGCTGGAAGACCTGGGCGACGACCCGCACGGTGCCGCGAACGAAGCCCAGCATGTGCTGGAAAAACTGCTGGCCGCGCTGGGGCAGCCGTATTACCTGAACGACCGCCTGTTCCTGAGCACGCCAAGCATGGGGGCCACGCTGTTCGACGGCACCGCGACCGACATCGAGACCCTGCTCAAGCAGGCCGATCTCGCCATGTACCGGGCCAAGTCCGACGGGCGCAATACCGCCAGGTTCTTCGATCCCGCCATGCAGGCCGTGGCCGAGCACCAGGCGGCGCTGGAGCGCGCCCTGCACGACGCCCTGTCGACCCGGCAGTTCGTGCTGTTCTGCCAGCCGCAGTTCAGCGCGGCGGGGCAACTGGTCGGGGCGGAAGTGCTGGTGCGCTGGCGGCGCGCCAACGGCGAACTGCTCGGCCCCGACGCATTCATCGGCCTGGCGGAATCGTCGGGCATGATCGTGCCCCTCGGCCAATACGTGCTCGAGGAGAGTTGCCGCGCACTGGCGCGCTGGCGCACCGATTGCACGCTCGGGAAACTCGAGCTGGCCGTCAATGTCAGCGCCCAGCAGCTGCGCAACGACGACCTGGCATCCAGCATGGCCGGTATCCTGCGCCAGACCGGCGCGCCTGCGGAAAAGTTGTGCCTGGAGCTGACGGAAAGCGTCTTCGCGGAAAACGTGGCGGCCGTGATCGAGCGCATGCACGCGCTTTGCAGCCTGGGCGTGCATTTTTCCCTGGACGATTTCGGCACCGGCTATTCCTCGCTGGCCTACCTCAAGCGCTTCCCGCTGACGGCCCTGAAGATCGACCGCTCGTTCGTGCACGACGTGCACCTCGATGCCGACGCCACGTCGATCGTCGAGGCGATCATCGCGCTGGCCCACAAGCTCAAGCTCGACATCGTTGCCGAAGGCGTCGAACACGAGGCGCAGCGGGCCTTCCTCGTCGACAGCGGTTGCAATACGCTGCAGGGCTACCTGCTGGGACGGCCGATGCCGATGAGGGATTTCGAGCGGCTGTACAGCGGCGCCGGGACTGGTGGGTAG
- a CDS encoding cyclase family protein → MNDWIDLTRKLDQDLWIYQEDGYADPPLAIERWAERATEGFEVWRLALGTQTGTHIDAPCHFADGGATLDALPAGACVGTYRLVTAEDLADPDVRFDWTGESHVLLDARTPHPAATAAIDAMLALPPLMIVMVGNLNVAHADPLWFHRRVAGAGKFLAEDLLEAVLDDIGDLAPAGDIIALPLRLMGVSGSPARVLIRAKR, encoded by the coding sequence ATGAACGACTGGATCGACCTGACCCGCAAGCTGGACCAGGATCTGTGGATCTACCAGGAAGACGGCTATGCCGACCCGCCGCTGGCCATCGAGCGGTGGGCCGAGCGCGCCACCGAAGGCTTCGAGGTATGGCGCCTCGCACTGGGCACGCAGACGGGCACCCATATCGATGCCCCATGCCACTTCGCCGATGGCGGCGCGACGCTGGACGCGCTGCCGGCCGGCGCCTGCGTGGGCACCTATCGGCTGGTCACGGCGGAAGATCTCGCCGACCCGGACGTCCGTTTCGACTGGACCGGCGAAAGCCACGTGCTGCTCGATGCGCGGACGCCGCATCCGGCCGCCACGGCCGCCATCGACGCCATGCTGGCCTTGCCGCCCCTGATGATCGTCATGGTCGGCAACCTGAACGTCGCCCATGCCGACCCGCTGTGGTTCCACCGGCGCGTGGCAGGAGCAGGAAAATTCCTTGCCGAAGATTTGCTGGAAGCGGTGCTGGACGACATTGGCGACCTGGCGCCCGCGGGCGACATCATCGCTCTGCCCTTGCGGCTGATGGGGGTCAGCGGTTCACCCGCGCGCGTGCTGATACGGGCGAAGCGATAA
- a CDS encoding metallophosphoesterase translates to MLPIVNLFLGLYLVWRYLFRFPLNLAARAVLAAVLMALIEHHWLVSRIFGTTIASPEIPRAALIGISVAYGALVVTAVLLLLADLAGLAAWLPSRETGRKILRNRAVPHVFLALGIVTAGIGVAQAIRVPAVKPLEVHLPGLPAALDGYQVAHLTDLHLSRLLQAPWATEVVAATNALGADLIVISGDLVDGTPAARTSDVAPLAALAAKDGVFAVAGNHEYYADYVAWMRKFDELGIDMLENRHVVVRQGFVLAGVPDQVSAKHGQRVPDIAAALAGKPDGLPVMLLDHRPATILRNAGFGVDLQLSGHTHGGHARGLDLIVARFNEGFVSGRYSVGRSTLYVSNGAGLWPGFPIRLGRPSDITLITLRAAKAGAPAGGA, encoded by the coding sequence GTGCTACCCATCGTCAACCTCTTCCTGGGCCTTTACCTGGTGTGGCGGTATCTGTTCAGGTTCCCGCTCAACCTTGCCGCCAGGGCCGTGCTGGCGGCCGTGCTCATGGCGCTGATCGAGCACCACTGGCTCGTCAGCCGCATCTTTGGCACGACCATCGCATCGCCGGAGATTCCCCGGGCCGCGCTGATCGGCATCAGCGTGGCGTATGGCGCACTGGTCGTGACGGCCGTATTGCTGTTGCTGGCGGACCTGGCCGGCCTCGCCGCCTGGCTGCCTTCCCGCGAGACGGGCCGGAAGATCCTGCGCAACAGGGCGGTACCGCACGTGTTCCTTGCCCTGGGCATCGTCACGGCAGGCATCGGCGTGGCGCAGGCGATCAGGGTGCCGGCCGTGAAGCCGCTCGAAGTCCACCTGCCGGGATTGCCGGCGGCACTCGATGGCTACCAGGTCGCCCATCTCACCGACCTGCACCTGAGCCGCCTGCTGCAGGCGCCCTGGGCAACGGAGGTGGTCGCGGCGACCAATGCGCTGGGTGCGGACCTGATCGTCATCTCGGGCGACCTGGTCGACGGCACGCCCGCGGCGCGCACCAGCGATGTGGCGCCCCTGGCGGCCCTGGCCGCGAAGGATGGCGTGTTCGCCGTGGCCGGCAACCATGAATACTATGCCGACTACGTGGCCTGGATGCGCAAGTTCGACGAGCTTGGCATCGACATGCTGGAGAACCGGCACGTGGTCGTGCGCCAGGGTTTCGTGCTGGCCGGCGTTCCCGACCAGGTCAGCGCCAAACATGGCCAGCGCGTGCCCGACATCGCCGCGGCCCTTGCCGGCAAGCCGGACGGCCTGCCGGTCATGCTGCTCGACCACCGGCCGGCAACGATCCTGCGCAACGCCGGGTTCGGCGTCGACCTGCAACTCTCCGGGCACACCCATGGCGGGCACGCCCGCGGCCTCGACTTGATCGTCGCCCGCTTCAACGAAGGCTTCGTTTCCGGCCGCTACAGCGTCGGCCGGTCGACGCTGTACGTGAGCAATGGCGCGGGGCTGTGGCCGGGTTTCCCGATCCGCCTGGGGCGCCCTTCCGACATCACGCTCATCACGCTGCGCGCGGCAAAGGCTGGCGCGCCCGCAGGCGGCGCGTAA
- a CDS encoding helix-turn-helix domain-containing protein yields the protein MHHIETISAPAGAMKEHGVLRRVTAEDADDLARHLTGWEQVYDQITCGAFAGGLDELRLPEVQVFRERINQSVHQACRVRADALWFGLPLELEATRINGRKAGVASVMARPGGKDFELVTPRGHDIYGIVVSRSLCEERARRHGCAGALAALEGAEILRVEPAARTACLRQLSALLEGVGEEVWEEEGDPDAAATEAMQQGIVDTLLDMLGATRIEAAALKSQQRRHRIVAKARDYLFAHRHRAVTIPELCEHACVSRRTLQYCFDDVLGVSPVVYLRRLRLNAIRRMLLEEPPHGRGIGLLAGDWGIDNVSQFSSDYKKLFGKSPSAYARRAGRTG from the coding sequence ATGCACCACATTGAAACGATTTCCGCCCCTGCCGGCGCCATGAAGGAGCACGGCGTGCTGCGGCGCGTCACGGCCGAGGATGCCGACGACCTGGCACGCCACCTGACCGGCTGGGAGCAGGTCTACGACCAGATCACCTGCGGCGCCTTTGCCGGTGGCCTCGATGAACTGCGCCTGCCCGAGGTGCAGGTCTTTCGCGAGCGCATCAACCAGTCCGTGCACCAGGCCTGCCGGGTCCGCGCCGATGCCTTGTGGTTCGGCCTGCCGCTGGAACTGGAGGCGACCCGCATCAACGGGCGCAAGGCGGGCGTGGCGTCGGTGATGGCCCGGCCGGGCGGCAAGGACTTTGAACTGGTCACCCCGCGCGGGCACGACATCTATGGTATCGTCGTCAGCCGGAGCCTGTGCGAGGAGCGGGCGCGGCGCCATGGCTGCGCCGGCGCGCTGGCGGCGCTCGAGGGCGCGGAAATCCTGCGCGTCGAACCGGCGGCGCGTACCGCCTGCCTGCGCCAGCTATCGGCATTGCTGGAAGGCGTGGGCGAAGAGGTGTGGGAAGAGGAAGGCGATCCCGATGCCGCCGCCACCGAGGCCATGCAGCAAGGGATCGTGGACACGCTGCTCGACATGCTGGGGGCGACGCGCATCGAGGCCGCCGCGCTGAAGAGCCAGCAGCGGCGCCACCGCATCGTGGCGAAAGCGCGCGACTACCTGTTCGCGCACCGGCACAGGGCCGTGACCATCCCCGAATTGTGCGAGCATGCCTGCGTCAGCCGCCGCACCCTGCAATACTGCTTCGACGATGTGCTGGGTGTCAGCCCCGTGGTCTACCTGCGCAGGCTCCGGCTCAATGCCATCCGCCGCATGCTGCTCGAGGAACCGCCGCACGGGCGCGGCATCGGCCTGCTCGCGGGCGACTGGGGGATCGACAACGTGAGCCAGTTTTCCAGCGACTACAAGAAACTGTTCGGGAAGTCGCCATCCGCCTACGCCAGGAGGGCCGGGCGCACCGGCTGA
- the eat gene encoding ethanolamine permease, giving the protein MSQQENRMNIAGTPGAPALRQTLGTVQLWGIAVGLVISGEYFGWSYGWASAGTLGFAVTAIFIALMYTCFIFSFTELTTAIPQAGGPFAYSRRAFGATGGYLAGAATLIEFVFAPPAIALAIGSYLNVQFPELNPKWIAVGAYLVFMTLNIAGVQLAATFELLITVLAIGELLVFMGVVSPGFSMANFVRGGWAGQDAFSTAAIPGMLAAIPFAIWFFLAIEGVAMAAEEAKNPRRSIPIAYIAGILTLVVLAIGVMVFAGGVGDWTKLSNINDPLPQAMKAIVGADSGWLHMLVWLGLFGLVASFHAIILGYSRQIFALAREGFLPRRLATIHPRFRTPHLAVLAGGVVGIAAIFSDQWVSFGGQTLTANIVTMSVFGAITMYIVSMLSLFKLRRSEPDLVRPWRAPGYPWVPGFAVMAALVCLVTMVYYNFLIFCVYLGLLAAGYAMLLLSRGKPAATPAVETI; this is encoded by the coding sequence ATGAGCCAACAGGAGAACAGGATGAACATCGCAGGCACACCGGGCGCGCCGGCGCTCAGGCAAACGCTGGGCACTGTCCAGCTGTGGGGGATCGCCGTGGGGCTGGTGATCTCGGGCGAGTATTTCGGCTGGAGCTATGGATGGGCTTCGGCGGGCACGCTGGGCTTCGCGGTGACGGCGATCTTCATCGCGCTGATGTACACCTGCTTCATCTTCAGCTTCACGGAACTGACCACGGCGATCCCCCAGGCGGGCGGCCCCTTCGCCTACAGCAGGCGGGCATTCGGGGCGACGGGCGGCTATCTCGCCGGGGCGGCCACACTGATCGAATTCGTGTTCGCGCCGCCGGCGATCGCGCTGGCGATCGGCTCCTACCTGAACGTGCAGTTCCCGGAACTGAATCCGAAGTGGATCGCCGTGGGCGCCTACCTGGTATTCATGACCTTGAACATCGCCGGCGTGCAGCTGGCGGCCACGTTCGAGCTGCTGATCACCGTGCTGGCGATCGGCGAACTGCTGGTCTTCATGGGCGTGGTCTCGCCCGGCTTTTCGATGGCCAATTTCGTGCGCGGCGGCTGGGCTGGGCAGGACGCGTTCAGCACGGCGGCCATACCCGGCATGCTGGCGGCGATCCCGTTCGCGATCTGGTTTTTCCTCGCCATCGAAGGGGTGGCCATGGCGGCCGAGGAAGCGAAGAACCCGCGCCGCTCCATCCCTATCGCCTATATCGCCGGCATTCTCACGCTCGTGGTGCTGGCGATCGGCGTGATGGTGTTTGCCGGCGGCGTGGGCGACTGGACCAAACTTTCCAACATCAACGACCCGCTTCCGCAAGCGATGAAGGCCATCGTGGGCGCCGACAGTGGCTGGCTGCACATGCTCGTGTGGCTTGGCCTGTTCGGCCTCGTCGCCTCCTTCCACGCCATCATCCTCGGTTACTCGCGGCAGATCTTTGCCCTGGCCCGCGAAGGGTTCCTGCCACGCCGGCTGGCGACGATCCATCCACGCTTCCGCACGCCGCACCTGGCCGTGCTGGCCGGCGGCGTGGTCGGCATCGCCGCCATCTTCAGCGACCAGTGGGTGAGCTTCGGCGGGCAGACGCTGACGGCCAATATCGTCACCATGTCCGTGTTCGGCGCCATCACGATGTACATCGTCAGCATGCTGAGCCTGTTCAAGCTGCGCCGCTCGGAGCCCGACCTGGTGCGCCCGTGGCGCGCGCCCGGCTACCCCTGGGTGCCCGGCTTCGCCGTCATGGCGGCGCTCGTCTGCCTGGTCACCATGGTGTACTACAACTTCCTGATTTTCTGCGTCTACCTCGGCCTGCTGGCCGCCGGTTACGCCATGTTGCTGCTCAGCCGCGGCAAGCCCGCCGCCACCCCTGCCGTGGAGACCATCTGA
- a CDS encoding TorF family putative porin has product MTHSFARLLLSLAIAAAAIPAAAQEAPWTVSGNLTLASDYRFRGLSQTQKRPVVQGTLDAAHASGLYVGLFASSVSQAAYNNGSGTEIDVYGGYRFAWSEGNTIDAGIVTYWFPGAGYQLPGQHIDYDTQEAKLAVNMGSFNVTGWVGLSEHWFGFAADPSSGRQVATRGTGYLEVNWSPELAPGLVLNLHAGRQHVKRLGDYDFNDVRIGVTKQWKTWSFSLAAMHNDGEADRGGVPLWTFFDANGRGKHVAGSAVVISATQTF; this is encoded by the coding sequence ATGACGCATTCCTTCGCACGACTGCTTCTTTCCCTCGCCATCGCCGCGGCGGCCATCCCCGCGGCGGCCCAGGAAGCACCCTGGACGGTATCGGGCAACCTGACGCTGGCCTCGGACTACCGCTTCCGCGGCCTGTCGCAGACCCAGAAACGCCCCGTGGTGCAGGGAACGCTGGATGCGGCCCATGCCAGCGGCCTGTATGTGGGCCTGTTCGCGTCCAGCGTGTCACAGGCGGCCTACAACAATGGCAGCGGCACGGAAATCGACGTGTACGGCGGCTACCGGTTCGCCTGGTCCGAAGGCAACACGATCGACGCCGGCATCGTCACCTACTGGTTCCCGGGCGCCGGTTACCAGCTGCCGGGCCAGCATATCGACTACGATACGCAGGAAGCCAAGCTGGCCGTCAACATGGGCAGCTTCAACGTGACCGGCTGGGTGGGCCTGAGCGAGCACTGGTTCGGCTTCGCGGCCGATCCGTCCAGCGGCCGGCAAGTGGCCACGCGGGGCACCGGCTACCTGGAAGTGAACTGGTCGCCGGAACTGGCGCCCGGCCTTGTGCTCAACCTGCACGCTGGCAGGCAGCACGTGAAGCGCCTGGGGGATTATGATTTCAACGACGTGCGGATCGGCGTGACGAAGCAGTGGAAGACCTGGTCGTTCAGCCTGGCCGCCATGCACAACGATGGCGAGGCCGACCGTGGCGGTGTGCCGCTGTGGACCTTCTTCGACGCGAACGGCCGCGGCAAGCACGTGGCCGGATCGGCCGTCGTGATCAGCGCAACACAGACATTCTGA
- a CDS encoding ethanolamine ammonia-lyase subunit EutB, with amino-acid sequence MPRYSHTVGARTYTFAGLRELLARATPARSGDHLAGVAAGSAEERVAAQMALAALPLTTFLNEAVVPYETDEVTRLIVDEHDAAAFAPVRHLTVGDFRDWLLSDEADMAALARLAPGITPEMAAAVSKIMRIQDLVLVARKCRPVTRFRNTIGLPGTLSTRLQPNHPTDDPSGIAASLFDGLLYGSGDAVIGINPATDNVPQVIHIVRMLDEIIARHAIPTQSCVLTHVTNTIAAIERRAPVDLVFQSIAGTQAANASFGIDLALLGEARAAALSLGRGTVGDNVMYFETGQGSALSAGANHGVDQQTCEARAYAVARKFKPLLVNTVVGFIGPEYLYDGKQITRAGLEDHFCGKLLGLPMGCDVCYTNHAEADQDDMDVLLTMLCTAGCTFVMGIPGSDDIMLNYQTTSFHDALYARRALGLRPAPEFERWLRDLGIFTGDGEVSLGRTLPAPFQRALLQLS; translated from the coding sequence ATGCCTCGATATTCCCACACGGTGGGTGCCCGGACCTACACCTTCGCCGGCTTGCGCGAACTGCTGGCCCGGGCCACGCCGGCCCGCTCGGGCGATCACCTCGCCGGCGTGGCGGCCGGCAGCGCCGAAGAACGCGTGGCGGCGCAGATGGCCCTTGCCGCCCTGCCCCTCACCACGTTCCTGAACGAGGCCGTGGTGCCCTATGAAACGGACGAGGTCACGCGGCTGATCGTGGACGAGCACGATGCGGCCGCCTTCGCGCCCGTGCGCCACCTCACGGTGGGCGACTTCCGCGACTGGCTGCTAAGCGATGAGGCCGACATGGCCGCGCTGGCGCGGCTTGCGCCGGGGATCACGCCCGAGATGGCGGCCGCCGTCTCGAAGATCATGCGCATCCAGGACCTGGTGCTCGTGGCCCGCAAGTGCCGGCCCGTGACGCGCTTTCGCAACACGATCGGCCTGCCCGGCACGCTGTCGACGCGGCTGCAGCCGAACCATCCGACTGACGATCCGTCCGGCATCGCCGCCAGCCTGTTCGACGGCCTGCTGTACGGCAGCGGCGATGCCGTCATCGGCATCAACCCGGCGACCGACAACGTGCCCCAGGTGATCCACATCGTGCGCATGCTCGACGAGATCATTGCGCGCCACGCCATTCCCACCCAATCGTGCGTGCTGACCCATGTGACGAACACGATCGCCGCCATCGAACGGCGCGCGCCCGTGGACCTGGTGTTCCAGTCGATCGCCGGCACGCAGGCGGCCAACGCGAGCTTCGGCATCGACCTCGCGCTGCTGGGCGAGGCCCGTGCCGCCGCCCTGTCGCTCGGGCGCGGCACCGTGGGCGACAACGTGATGTACTTCGAGACGGGCCAGGGCAGCGCGCTGTCGGCCGGCGCCAACCATGGCGTGGACCAGCAGACCTGCGAGGCGCGCGCCTATGCGGTGGCGCGCAAGTTCAAGCCGCTGCTGGTGAACACCGTGGTCGGCTTCATCGGGCCGGAGTACCTGTACGACGGCAAGCAGATCACGCGCGCGGGGCTGGAAGACCATTTCTGCGGCAAGCTGCTCGGCCTGCCGATGGGCTGCGACGTGTGCTACACGAACCATGCGGAAGCGGACCAGGACGACATGGACGTGCTGCTGACGATGCTGTGCACCGCGGGCTGCACGTTCGTGATGGGCATCCCCGGCTCGGACGACATCATGCTGAACTACCAGACCACGTCGTTCCACGATGCGCTGTATGCGCGCCGCGCGCTCGGACTGCGGCCGGCGCCGGAATTCGAGCGCTGGCTGCGCGACCTGGGCATTTTCACGGGCGACGGCGAAGTCAGCCTGGGTCGCACGCTGCCCGCCCCGTTCCAGCGCGCGCTGCTCCAGCTTTCCTGA
- the eutC gene encoding ethanolamine ammonia-lyase subunit EutC codes for MSDPIGKPDPWQALRRFTAARIALGHTGVSQPTAAQLDFQLAHARARDAVHHALDAGALARAIEAAWPEAGPCLLLHSAAENRHVYLQRPDLGRRLDDASRALATRPDAGARPFDVAFVVADGLSSLAVAQHAAPFLAALRERLNERLNEQLHDEPWSLAPIAIVRQGRVAVGDEVGERLGAKVVVVLIGERPGLSSPDSMGLYITWAPAVGLTDERRNCISNVRPAGQPYGEAAARLHYLLAEARRRQLTGVGLKDESGGQAVVPAEGGRKFLL; via the coding sequence GTGTCGGACCCCATCGGCAAGCCCGATCCCTGGCAGGCGCTGCGCCGGTTCACCGCGGCCCGCATCGCCCTTGGCCACACGGGCGTGAGCCAGCCCACCGCCGCCCAGCTCGACTTCCAGCTTGCCCATGCGCGGGCCCGCGATGCCGTCCACCATGCGCTCGACGCCGGCGCGCTGGCGCGGGCGATCGAAGCGGCGTGGCCGGAAGCGGGCCCCTGCCTGCTGCTGCACAGCGCGGCGGAAAACCGCCACGTCTACCTGCAGCGGCCGGACCTGGGCCGCCGGCTCGACGACGCTTCACGTGCGCTGGCAACGCGCCCGGATGCCGGCGCGCGACCGTTCGACGTGGCGTTCGTGGTGGCGGACGGCCTTTCGTCGCTCGCCGTCGCGCAGCATGCGGCGCCGTTTCTCGCGGCGCTGCGGGAGCGGTTGAATGAGCGGTTAAACGAGCAGCTGCACGACGAACCGTGGTCGCTCGCGCCCATCGCCATCGTGCGGCAGGGCCGCGTGGCGGTGGGCGATGAAGTCGGCGAACGGCTGGGCGCAAAGGTCGTCGTGGTGCTCATCGGCGAGCGGCCCGGCCTGAGTTCGCCCGACAGCATGGGCCTGTACATCACGTGGGCGCCCGCCGTGGGCCTGACGGACGAGCGACGCAACTGCATCTCGAACGTGCGGCCGGCCGGACAACCTTACGGCGAAGCGGCGGCCCGACTGCATTACCTGCTGGCGGAAGCGCGCCGGCGCCAGTTGACGGGCGTCGGGCTGAAGGACGAGAGCGGCGGCCAGGCGGTAGTGCCCGCGGAGGGCGGCAGGAAGTTCCTGCTGTGA